GGGCGTGGCAGCACCCAACAGAATCAGTGGCAGTGAGGCAGGCAGCTGCTGCTTTTAAATCCTTCTCAGGAGTTGCCAACAAGATTAAACTTGCTTACACAATGCTTAACCTCCCGTCTTGGCAGAGGTATGACTTATTCTTGTGGAAGTAAATAGACATTACTTGATCTCAAAGTTTGATATATCAAATACTGAATGTGTCTCTGTACATGATTAGCTTGAACATCACCATAAACTATTTCTCAACGAACTACAAAGTACACTCTGTTGGTTGTCCAAGCTTGCCAAAGAACATGAAGGTCCAAATTTGCCCCATGGATGAGCTTCCCTGCTATTGTGATTCGggtgatattttatttgaagagagagaaaatgaagatgCCTGTGATGGTGAAGAGGAATATGAGAGAGCTAGTGATGGAAGTGGAACTTTTGAGGCAAACTTGGTGGAACTTGAAGTTTCCTCCCTGGATGAGCTTCCATGCTATAATGGAAGGggggataatatttttgaaggtGGATATGGTGAAACGGCATCCAGGGAAGCTTGTAACAGAAGTGAGCCCGTACACGAAAAATATAATGAATCTGTTAACACACGAGGAACTGTTAAAGAAGCACATGCAGATATTATAGTTCGTATTGCTGCAGATTTTGCACGTAGCATTGACAAGACTTCAAATGAGCATTTCAGATGGTTTGAAGAAGATGACCAGCAAGACCAAAGGGAATCACCCTCTCCAGAACTGGATCATGCAAATCCATTTCCTTTCATGACTTTACTAGCAAGAAAAGCTTCTTCAATTGTTACTAGCTTTTCAAAGAGCGAGACTGGAGATAGGGGCGTATTGACATTGATTGATGAGGATGTTTCTGAATTGGATTGGCAGAGGGCTAAGAAATTAGTTATTGACAAAGATGATGAAGCTAGCAACACCTGTGAAACTGTGAACGTGGATACTCATTCTTCTGTAGATGCACATTATATTAACAAGGCTTCTCGTGAACAATTTGGACAGTCTGAACCATATGTCATGCAAGACCAAAGAGAGCCACCCTCTCCAGAACTAGATTATGCAGAACCATTTGGTTTCATGAATCAGCCATCAAGTAAAGCATCATCTTCTATTGTCACAAACTTTTCTGCGAGGGAGACTAGAGATGGGGGTGTATTGACATTAATCGGCGAGGATGCTTCTGAATTTGATTGGCCAAGATGGAAGAAGCTTTCTTGCAAAGTAATCAATGATAAAGATCAAGTCCTGATTCCAAGGTCATTCATTCATCGGGAAATTGAGGTTATAGATTTGCTGTCCCCATCTCCAGAATGCAGAATTAGGTCAgccaacaagaagagaagagtttCTCCTGTGTATCCTGTAATTATTGACTTGACTTAGCCCAAGCTTGTCCAATTTCCTAGGTTGGACATAATAGCAAAAAGTAATTGGATAAGTACACAGTTTCAATCCGAAGAATCTGCTTTGGCTACATTGTATTCTTATTCCAACATTAACTATTCTTACCAACCCTGCTTGGATCATGGACTGATGATATAAACTTCATATCAGATATTTTCATGCTTGCTTTTTGCATAATGGGATTTATTCAGGCCGTGCAATCTGTTTAAAGCGGCAGCCCTTTCAACTGATCAAACTGCTCTTAGATTGGAAAtggtcaaattatatttatcatgttatttgtttatttaatttttgcatAGAGTTTTATTCATTATTCAAAAATAGTGAAACATGAGAAGATCTGTCTGCTAAGGTTGAGTAGAGCTGCTACTTCTGTCAAGCATTCTAATAAGAATGACactaaaattaaacttgatctTCCTAATCCTAAACCTGGAAATGACTGTGGAACCTGCACCATTTCAGAAAGTGGGGAAAACTGTAGAATTTGCTATAGCACCTGCTCCATTATACCTTCATTTGAGGTTGAATTCTTTGACATGATggtgaattttgttatttttatgtttgtttttcatttcaaattcatttttcaaaatgtttttcacttaaaaaacattaaattaatgttcttttaattttttttataattttgatttgctaacgtaaaattttttaaaaatatatataaaaaatattattttaataaaaaaatattttacctcaaattattatgaattataagCACGGGGAATTCTTTTTTGCTGATAATGATGGCTTATTTTACTTTAAGACTAGAGCCCAGAGCATCATGGTTTTATGTCTTCAATAGTAAATACCATAAATCTTTAGCATTCATAATTAACATGCGTTTGTGGCGATCgttttcatttttaatgaaattaataccGTTGGGTTTAGTTAGTTTCAGAAAACATCAACTGGACAAGAACAGAAACTTGATTTGTACGTTTTAGACATCACAGGTGACAAGAAGTGATATATTTGGTAAATACACAGACATATCTAAAGCAATATCATGTCAAGCCATTTTCAGACAGACTTTCCAAGCAAATACTTGCCAAGCAATCTGTCCCTGTAGGCCCCTTGCAAGAGAAAAGCTAATGAACAATTTCAATCAGGGATTTTGTGCTTTGGTCCAGAGATAAGACTGGTGGAATTACTATTAACCACATGAAACTGGGGGCCTAAGTTACCAATCAAATGATTAACGCACCACTTTCTTGCTTAATCTAGACAATAAGAATCAATTGAGGTCATGAGGGTCCTGGTAATCAAACACCATCATCTTGTCTTCGCCAAAATAGGATCTCTACCAAGCCTGTAGGCATGAGTACGTGTGAACCCAAGACGCACTATCACCTGTACCAGACCACATAAAACAAAGTATGTGAAGCTGAATCATATTGGGACAGCTTATACACACATGTGCGAGCTAAATTAGGTTAGGGCTAACCACAAGTGTCCTATATGGGCATGTAAAAAGGATCATTTTTCAAATATAGGATACAGAATTGTTTCTGGACAGGGGTGCTCCACTGCAATATGCTCTCCATGTGTACAAGATAGCAAGTCATGAGAAACCTTCACTACACACTTGCGTATGTGGATATTTCTGGTTGAAAAGCACAAATCAGCTGTTTCCTGCCAGCTTCCGAAGAAAGTTCATGGACTTTAAGTGCAAAACCTTTGCTGCATGTAGGCTGTATCACTTGACAAGAACAGAGCACCAAAAATACATACTTGACAAGACCGTAGCGCATTaggaaagaattatttttttcaatcaagaacAGATCTTTTGACATTTTAAAGGATTTCAAAATCGACTAATGTTGTGCGTGCTTGCGCAGTCATTTGATCGGATACAAAAGCATTAATACACCTCTTCTTGCAATCTAAATAATGATAAATCTCGAACAAGAAGAAGCATTCTTTGCTCTTAACGATACATATTAGCAGCTGCTACAAGGTGATCCTGGAAACTGTGTATGTGGATCTAGGTCATAATATTAACTTTCAGTGCAAGCAAAACAGAAACTGTATGCGTGGATAGAGAATACCTGGAAAATGTTATTGGAAAATCATAGGAAGACAGGACATGCAATTCAAGAACTTGAGAGTTACGAGCATTAAAAGTAATCATTAACGATATAGCAAATACGAGCAAGTTTAAAGTTTATTGAGGGAGGCCGGAGGCATCTCTAACACTTACAAGTACAAGCATGGAAGTACAAAAATAGGAAGTTCAAGAAATTGTACAAAAATGAGATATCGCGGAAAAATTGGCGTTGAGAGAATATCTCGAGCAAACTGATGCTGCTAGTTTGGTCAATTtgattgttgctgctgctgctgttgcagtTCTTGCTCACCCTGCCAGACACAAACAATATCGTTGAGAGCAGGCCTTATAGCTTCTTCCAATATCTTCTGATATTCTAGCGTATCTCCATTAGATTTCTTCACTTCCACAAAATGGATATTTGGAGTCACTTCAAAAATCTCAGCATCAACAGACAATGGCCCCTTTCTACCTTCTTCCATTCCTTCCAATTTCAGCAAACCTGCATCTTTCTTAATCACCTTCAGCTTTTGACGCTTAGCAATATCTTCCAGTTTAGAGATGATGACTGAAGCCGGTTGTATAGAAGTAAATCTTGCTTCTCTCTTCTGATAATTTTCCTCGAATAATCCAGATAGATCAAATCCAGCAGAAAGGGAAATGATATCAAAAGCATTTAAGCTGGGAGGTTTGGCTGACTCTTGCTTTGCCTCAGAAGCCACACTGCTATTCTCAGAAGAACCAGAACCATTCCAATCCAAAGCAGCTACCTCCTTGCTTTTTGTTccagttttaatttgtttagagTTCAACCCTTTTCTAAACCAAGAACTTTCCTTAATCTCAGCCATGGAGATCCTTGTACTGGGGTTTGGATCCAGGATCTTGCGCAACAACCTACGAGCATCAGTTGGAAACCAATTAGGGCATTTGAACTCTGCTCTGCCAATTTTCCTGTACATCTCCATCAAATTTGAATCATGAAATGGGAGATAACCAGacaataacacaaataaaaccaCGCCACAGGACCAAATATCAGCTTTAGTGCCATCATAACCTTTCCTGTTGATCACTTCAGGAGCAACATATGCAGGTGTCCCGCAAGTCGTGTGTAGTAGTCCATCTTGTTGCTTGGATTCAGTGAGGGCACTCAATCCAAAATCAGATATCTTCAGATTCTCATTCTCATCCAACAACAGATTCTCTGGCTTTATATCACGATGATAAACACCCCTGCTGTGACAGAAATCAACTGCATTGATCAGCTGTTGAAAATATTTCTGGGCAACATCCTCCTTTAACCTTCCTTTAGCAACCTTGTCAAAGAGTTCACCACCTTTAGCATATTCCATTACAAAGTAAATCTTACTTTTGGTAGCCAAGACCTCATAAAGTTGCACGATATTAGGGTGTCTAACAAGTCTCATTACAGATATTTCTCTCTTGATCTGATTAACAAGCCCAACCTTCAAGACCTTCTCTTTGTCAATTACTTTAATGGCTACACTCAGGTTCGTTCTGATGCTCCTCGCAAAATAAACCTTGGCAAAGGTGCCTTGGCCAAGCAATCTCCCCACTTCATAGTTCTTTGTCAAAACACTTGGTTTATTTTCCATCCCAAGCTAAAACTGCTAATACTCTATGATATACAACACTCCTCCTATATGTTTTATCAAACTAGAAAGTAAGatctatatataaaagcataaaTGGCTCAACCGTCTTCACATAGATCATACCAACTTGAAGGTCCATGATGCTTTTGAGCACAAAAGCAAGAGGAAGAATAATTTACAAATCCAATCTCATCAAGAGCAAAGAAGGGTGGATCCAACAAAGACGGAACCTGATGGGCTTCAAAGACGGACTGCCAAACACTAAGGAACATCATGCAGCAT
This window of the Populus trichocarpa isolate Nisqually-1 chromosome 13, P.trichocarpa_v4.1, whole genome shotgun sequence genome carries:
- the LOC7465170 gene encoding uncharacterized protein LOC7465170, which gives rise to MTRKRKTPKNPQELGEAEKGKNGFFACYLLTSLCPRFKGHTYIGFTVNPRRRIRQHNGELRSGACRTKKRRPWEMVFCIYGFPTNVAALQFEWAWQHPTESVAVRQAAAAFKSFSGVANKIKLAYTMLNLPSWQSLNITINYFSTNYKVHSVGCPSLPKNMKVQICPMDELPCYCDSGDILFEERENEDACDGEEEYERASDGSGTFEANLVELEVSSLDELPCYNGRGDNIFEGGYGETASREACNRSEPVHEKYNESVNTRGTVKEAHADIIVRIAADFARSIDKTSNEHFRWFEEDDQQDQRESPSPELDHANPFPFMTLLARKASSIVTSFSKSETGDRGVLTLIDEDVSELDWQRAKKLVIDKDDEASNTCETVNVDTHSSVDAHYINKASREQFGQSEPYVMQDQREPPSPELDYAEPFGFMNQPSSKASSSIVTNFSARETRDGGVLTLIGEDASEFDWPRWKKLSCKVINDKDQVLIPRSFIHREIEVIDLLSPSPECRIRSANKKRRVSPVYPVIIDLT
- the LOC7465171 gene encoding CBL-interacting serine/threonine-protein kinase 10, which produces MENKPSVLTKNYEVGRLLGQGTFAKVYFARSIRTNLSVAIKVIDKEKVLKVGLVNQIKREISVMRLVRHPNIVQLYEVLATKSKIYFVMEYAKGGELFDKVAKGRLKEDVAQKYFQQLINAVDFCHSRGVYHRDIKPENLLLDENENLKISDFGLSALTESKQQDGLLHTTCGTPAYVAPEVINRKGYDGTKADIWSCGVVLFVLLSGYLPFHDSNLMEMYRKIGRAEFKCPNWFPTDARRLLRKILDPNPSTRISMAEIKESSWFRKGLNSKQIKTGTKSKEVAALDWNGSGSSENSSVASEAKQESAKPPSLNAFDIISLSAGFDLSGLFEENYQKREARFTSIQPASVIISKLEDIAKRQKLKVIKKDAGLLKLEGMEEGRKGPLSVDAEIFEVTPNIHFVEVKKSNGDTLEYQKILEEAIRPALNDIVCVWQGEQELQQQQQQQSN